Proteins co-encoded in one Chionomys nivalis chromosome 6, mChiNiv1.1, whole genome shotgun sequence genomic window:
- the LOC130876619 gene encoding splicing factor Cactin-like: MGRDTRSRSRSAGRRSRRRRSRSRHRSRSRSRSRSRSRSGSHGRSSRRRRERERRRERRRRSRGRRSDSEEDRRQRSGRRSRSPRPPRWHSQDQSSQSDSGEERARCSRSPGSSASSLESRKRSRSPGAAALALSQQQNLQERLRLREERKQQEELLKAFETPEEKRARRLAKKEAKERKKREKMGWGEEYMGYTNTDNPFGDNNLLGTFIWNKALEKKGISHLEEKELKERNKRIQEDNRLELQKVKQLRLEREREKAMREQELELLQREKEAEHFKTWEEQEDSFHLRQAKLRSKIRIRDGRAKPIDLLAKYISAEDDDLAVEMHEPYTFLNGLTVADMEDLLEDIQVYMELEQGKNVDFWRDMTTITEDEIAKLRKLEASGKGPGERREGVNASVSSDVQSVFKGKTYNQLQVIFQGIEGKIRAGGPNLDMGYWESLLQQLRAHMARARLRERHQDVLRQKLFKLKQEQGVESEPLFPILKTEPTATHSPEAEEPAPSPGPSADPAEAEGTPAATEAEVDADGEAVLMEEDLIQQSLADYDAGRYSPRLLTPHELPLDAHVLEPHEDLQRLQLSRQQLQATGDASESAEDIFFRRAREGMGQDEAQFSVEMPLSGRAYLWADKYRPRKPRFFNRVHTGFEWNKYNQTHYDFDNPPPKIVQGYKFNIFYPDLIRKRATPEYFLEACADNRDFAILRFHAGPPYEDIAFKIVSREWEYSHRHGFRCQFANGIFQLWFHFKRYRYRR; the protein is encoded by the exons ATGGGTCGCGACACTCGCTCGCGCTCGCGGTCTGCGGGGCGGAGGAGTCGGAGGCGGCGGAGCCGGAGTCGGCACCGGAGTCGGAGCCGGAGCCGCAGTCGGAGCCGGAGCCGCAGCGGGAGCCATGGACGGAGCAGCCGGCGGCGCCGGGAGCGCGAGAGGCGGCGCGAACGCAGGCGGCGGAGCCGGGGGCGCAG GTCAGATTCGGAAGAAGACCGGCGGCAGAGGTCTGGGAGGCGAAGCCGGAGCCCTCGTCCGCCCCGATGGCATTCACAGGACCAGTCCTCACAGTCTGACTCGGGTGAGGAGCGGGCACGGTGCTCGCGGTCCCCGGGGTCATCGGCATCTAGCTTGGAATCTCGGAAGCGCTCTCGGAGCCCTGGGGCGGCTGCCCTGGCCCTGAGCCAGCAGCAGAACCTGCAGGAACGGCTGCGGCTGCGTGAGGAGCGGAAGCAGCAAGAAGAGCTGCTCAAGGCCTTCGAGACCCCAGAGGAGAAGCGTGCACGGCGACTAGCCAAGAAGGAAGCTAAGGAGCGCAAGAAGCGGGAGAAGATGGGCTGGGGTGAGGAGTACATGGGCTACACCAACACCGACAACCCCTTTGGAGACAACAATCTGCTCGGCACCTTCATCTGGAACAAG GCTCTGGAGAAGAAGGGCATCAGCCACCTGGAGGAGAAAGAGCTGAAGGAACGCAACAAGAGGATCCAGGAGGACAACCGGCTGGAGCTGCAGAAGGTGAAGCAGCTGCGGCTGGAGCGCGAGCGCGAGAAGGCCATGCGggagcaggagctggagctgcTGCAGCGGGAGAAGGAGGCGGAGCACTTCAAGacctgggaggagcaggaggacagCTTCCACCTGCGGCAGGCCAAGCTGCG TTCCAAGATCCGCATCCGAGACGGGCGAGCTAAGCCCATCGACCTGCTGGCCAAGTACATCAGCGCAGAGGACGATGACCTGGCCGTGGAGATGCACGAGCCCTACACCTTCCTCAATGGCCTCACGGTAGCGGACATGGAGGACCTGCTGGAGGACATCCAG GTGTACATGGAGCTGGAGCAGGGTAAGAACGTGGACTTCTGGCGGGACATGACAACCATCACGGAAGATGAGATTGCCAAGCTCCGCAAGCTGGAGGCCTCGGGCAAGGGCCCAG GTGAGCGCCGGGAGGGGGTCAATGCCTCTGTCAGCTCCGATGTGCAGTCGGTGTTCAAGGGGAAGACGTACAACCAGCTGCAGGTCATCTTCCAGGGCATCGAGGGCAAGATCCGCGCAGGTGGCCCCAACCTGGACATGGGCTACTGGGAGAGCCTGCTGCAGCAGCTGCGAGCGCACATGGCCAGGGCCAG GCTCCGTGAGCGCCACCAGGATGTTCTGCGGCAAAAGCTGTTCAAGCTGAAGCAGGAGCAGGGGGTGGAGAGCGAACCGCTGTTCCCCATCCTCAAGACCGAGCCCACGGCCACCCACAG CCCTGAAGCTGAGGAGCCGGCCCCCAGCCCTGGACCCTCCGCGGACCCCGCAGAAGCCGAGGGAACTCCGGCAGCCACGGAGGCGGAGGTGGATGCGGATGGCGAGGCGGTGCTGATGGAGGAGGACCTGATCCAGCAGAGCCTGGCGGACTATGACGCTGGCCGCTACAGCCCGCGGCTGCTCACACCGCACGAGCTGCCGCTGGACGCGCACGTGCTGGAGCCGCACGAGGACCTGCAGCGCCTGCAGCTGTCCCGCCAGCAGCTCCAGGCCACAG GCGATGCGAGCGAGAGCGCTGAGGACATCTTCTTCAGGCGTGCGCGGGAGGGCATGGGGCAGGACGAGGCGCAGTTCAGTGTGGAGATGCCGCTGAGTGGGCGTGCCTACCTGTGGGCTGACAAGTACCGGCCGCGCAAGCCTCGCTTCTTCAACCGTGTGCACACGGGCTTCGAGTGGAACAAGTACAACCAGACGCACTACGACTTCGACAACCCGCCGCCCAAGATCGTGCAGGGCTACAAGTTCAACATCTTCTACCCCGACCTCATCCGCAAGCGAGCCACGCCGGAGTACTTCCTGGAGGCCTGCGCCGACAACCGCGACTTCGCCATCCTGCGCTTCCACGCGGGGCCGCCCTACGAGGACATCGCCTTCAAGATCGTGAGCCGCGAGTGGGAGTACTCGCACCGCCACGGCTTCCGCTGCCAGTTCGCCAACGGCATCTTCCAGCTGTGGTTCCACTTCAAGCGGTACCGCTACCGCAGGTGA